A window of Rosa rugosa chromosome 7, drRosRugo1.1, whole genome shotgun sequence genomic DNA:
TAAGCTTTCAGATTCCCCCTAAAGAAATATTATTCAAATACTACTAAAAGCAACTCGTAGCTACCCTGAGATGCTCTGTTGCCCACCCACCGTGATACCACAACTTATATGGCAGGTCAATTGATATACAATAATTGTTGAGATGTTGAGACATAAGGAAAATTAAGATATAAGAGCTGTACAAATAAAATCAGTCATGCAATTTATCCTCCCAGAAAGTTAGGGCTcacaaccaaaaacaaaaaattaaccGCCAACACATTGTCATGACATTAAAGGACACACAATCAACACCACATCCACAAGGAGTTCACTACATCGTTTTGAAGGACTGATTACAAAAACCATAACATAAAACTTGAGGAAGCTAGGAATCCCGTAATATAAGATTAAAATTTTCccgcataattttttttttcttgtcttttTGGTTCTTCAAATCATGTTGAGTTGAGTCTGCTGCAACTTATCACTTAGCCATCATCACCTTGACAAACTCCTCATAATTTATCTGTCCATCACCATCAACATCAGCCTCGCGAATCATCTCATCCACTTCCTCATCAGTGAGCTTCTCCCCAAGATTTGTCATCACATGACGCAGCTCAGCAGCAGATATGAAACCATTCTGATCCTTGTCAAAAACTCTAAAAGCCTCTTTCAACTCCTCCTCAGAGTCGGTGTCTTTCATCTTCCTTGCCATGAGGTTTAAGAATTCAGGAAAATCGATGGTCCCATTACCATCAGCATCCACTTCATTGATCATGTCCTGGAGCTCAGCCTCGGTTGGGTTCTGGCCCAGTGACCTCATGACAGTCCCAAGCTCCTTGGTAGTGATACAACCTGCATACTAAAAGTATCAGAAATGCCTCATGCCAAAGGATCATGCTTGCCCAGATCTGGAGATGTTCGCTTATGAGAAAACAACATATGATGCTAAGTTTTTGGTATCACAAGTAGAAGAAACACAACTCTAACAGAGTTTGTGAATAGTATATGAAACACTGCCGTGATTTTGTATCCTTTGAGGAAAGTGAAAATGGTAAAACTTCTAGATTTGGCGCAATACTACTGACCAAGATGATTTACACACAACTACTGTAGAGCAGGAGCAATTACTTCTACTTGGAACATGAGCAATTACTTCAACTTGGAATAGTAAATACGCATATATAAACCGCAACCATTAAAAGCACCTACAGTTGAGCATGAGACTTTGAACCccttatttagggtttagggaaagAACAAGCATGAGCACTTTGAACTACTTACAATAGTAAATAACCAAATATAATCCACAAGCATTCAAAAGCACCTCCAACTAGGCATGAGCACTTTGAACTACTTCAACTTGAAATAGTAAATAGCCATATATCAGACCCACAAGCATCTAAAGGCAGACAATAACCCAGTAGCTGCCTTTGTGTGAAAGGCAGAACAGAACCATATTAAGAAGACACAAATTATAAGAGCATCAACAATTTATAACAGCTTGAAAACAAGTACAACAACCGCTCATCCTACAATAAGCATAAACAGTAATAACATGATCCTTGAATCCTATATTTTCTTACTAGCACATCTACAGACATACactaaacagaaaagaaaaaaaataaaaagtagaaCAGATGCACAAGTTGCATTACTATAAGGAAGAGTAATACTATATGCAGAAAAATAGATACAATTTTTTGAAAACCAAATTCTGTgttaaaatcagaatatttatATTTCTTATGTTTCTTTTTATGTCCGCGGAAACAAAGAACCTGTCATATGCAAAAAGCAACATGATACGGAACCGCgtttaatttgaaaaaaaaattggtggcTGTGTATTGTGGCATCAAAAATGATGCTACAAGGCAAGCGTGccattgtaattttttttttttttcccccaaaAAATCGATTGTACTTGTTCGCTAAATTACTTTGACATTCACATGTTTCGCATAACAATCACATCATGTCGATCCGCAATCAATTACCAAATTGAACAAGTCAGTAACCCCAATGCcattcaaacaaacaaaaggaAGCCCCTCTTAAGAATTACTTCGCGCCAACCCCCCTGACTTATTTCCCGGAAAACGAAAATAGAACCTTTAAAAGGAAAGAACAGATCATATGTCGATTAACTGATGAATTTAGCTTTAAAAACGTAGAAAATTTATGTAATCAGGGACAAAATAAACCCAAGAAATAGATATAACGCAGGAATACATATAATCAGGGACAAGCAAAAGCAATAGACATAAATcttaacaaaaaaaaggaaaaaaaggacaTGAGGCTCAACATCAACTCAAATAGCCAGATCTGATAGGGACAAATGATCgaaaatgagaaaaagaaagagatcgAAGTCTAACCATCGCCGTCCTTGTCGAAGAGGCTGAAGGCTTCCTTGAACTCAGAGATCTGATCATCGGTGAGTTGATCGGCCATGGCTCCTCTAGAGAATCTGAAATTCCGGTTCAACTTTTTTCTCTtgaaaaaaaacacaaattgAGAAAGAGAGCGATACTACTCTTTCTTCGGACAAACAAAACTACAATTCGGTTTCAAGCGTTTCGCTCACATATATATGAGATCAGGGCAACTCTCGTTTCGGTGGACCCTCACACATACAATCATCTCCTCGCCTCACTCTTCCAAGCTGTGCATCTTGTTTGTCCAAATGACTCTACTGTCCCTCTTGCTATTCCTCggttcatttttttgttttaagaaaatatttcaaacagtacccgaacttAGGCCAACTCTTAACTTCAGTACccatatcactttggtaccccaaGTTTGAAACCCGACCCAAGAATGGTACATGCCGTCCATGACGGCGTTAACTAGCTAACCAAGTGGCATATTTTGAGGGGTAATTCGGtccaactcttttttttttaatttaattaaaaaaaattatgagacCAATTCTTTGGTCTCACCAACAACACCTGTCCCTGACCCGGACACAGGCCGCGACCCGAGAAAGAAACCAGACTGGAGGGACgacgtccggccaccccacgacggcgcACAGTCACCATTCCCTTCGTCTCTGCGTTGCCTACGTCCCCGTGCCTTTGGATCACTCATGCATTGAATGGAGAAGGAGCAACGATGACTAGAAGCTCCGAGACTTCTCCGGCGAGCTCTGCAATCCCCGGCGATTCCGACCACCATTTTGGCTACCTGTGATATGAAATCTCATCTCCTCGTCATGCCCAACAAGCCTGTGCAATtagtttttgaatttgatcgGGTTTTAATgacttggtttctgggtttggtcTCGGGCAGCTGTGTTCTTGGACACCGGCGACATTTCCGGCTGTTCTCGACTCATTCCTGCCTAGTTTCTGGTTCGACTACTTCTCTGGATGAGGCCTGGCCCTGCGTGGGAATTAAACTCCGAAGATTTCTGGGTTGTGGTCATTGAGGCTCCTAGCAAGCGTTTACATTTGTATTTCATTTATCTCGAGTTTTGTGAACACTTGATGATGTAATATCCGACTCGAGTGATTGACTCTTTATTGACATTATGTTTTTGGTTATGTTGTTGCTCAGGTTaatttgaaaaagtttctaCATAATTTCAGGCAAttggttaagttatcgcgtttggGATTCGattttctttattcgaaattcagGGCGTGACATGATGTGGACTTGGTCCCGGTATACACAcgtagtgtgccttgtctggacTAGCGAGGCAGCGGACTATttacttgatcaaatggacgcaacctcctagtggcaggatgaaatgaaGTGTTGCCGAATTTATTTTCTCcacggcaacatagtaggaaagctgtgctatatGAAATTGTGCTTCTTCGTAATAGAGTaatctttctgttatgtcaccgctttgttaaagcaaatagagtagctagttgtgcactctttgctaattagtacttgttagaatacatacgCGGGCTTGGTCCCGATATGCatactcagtgtgccttgtctggacTAGTGAGGCGGCGGACTGTTTACTTTGTCAAATAGACGCAACCTcttagtggcaggatgaaatggaGTGTCGCCGAACTTATTTTCGTGcgacaacatagtaggaaagctatgCTATTTGAAATGATGTTTCTTCGTGATAGAgtaatctttccgttatgtcactgctttgttaaagcaaatagagtagctagTTGTGCActttttgctaattggtgcttgttagaatacatagatttagtGGGTGctcctggtattatttcaggacgttcccttaatgcttattgtaatatggggttcaggTGTTACGTCCCCCCTtatattctgcaatttcattaatcaaggcttaagggcagccgcatcagccccatttcaaaaaaaaaaaaaaaaaaaaaaaagaccaaagtCTCTAAAGTAATTGGACCTGAAAAACTCATACTTAGGTCTTTTCTAGCTGAGGGTtgcaaaaaaaatttctatccAACAAAATACAAGTCCATTTGACACTATTCATCTAAGTAGTAAGTTCTATAACCAAATTATCTCCAACTAATAAGTTGCAATTTTTAAAACTTAGAACATTTAATTATTTTCAAATCTATATTTTTCTTATTATATTATATTTACTATATAGTAGTTAAAATTAATATTTAGGACAAATTATTTTGTATTTCATGATGTAGATAAAAAATTATTCTATAATGTGATATGATTCGATAATAATTGCAGAATCGTACGTATCGTATCATCATGAATTAGTGagatttttgataaaaaaaatttactcaCGTGGAAAAGCTCATCTTAAAACTATATTATTAGATTTTCAGATATGATTCTTGAGTGCCACGTGTTGCGTTATAAGTAAATCTCCAGATTCCAGACTGAACTTATCCACACATAGGACCCCTTAGCcttattttcaaatttcaataaatgttgtacagaaactgaaattgagagaaatttgctgtgtattctcattgataacaggggcctctttatatagaggattacaatgcatagagtctcaatcatacaaggaaagataatctctagattcttctaattaaactctattaccactaggtcaagtaacctagagtttgggccaaacacaaattagggtttacttgaacactcccccttgtgttgcccaaacgcggtgcttctctcgttgccttgttaaaaaccttgccgagtaacaaaaacccagtgggacaaaaataacctcggtcgaaggggaaaaagagcacaacacaccattcacgtttcgagacgaacatgtagacatctccccctaatgtctgcgcctccccctgatgactacgatcatgggagttcagataatttccgcaagccaattcttgccacatgtttctcgaacgtggatttgggcaatgacttagtaaacaagtctgccacattgtcctcagatcgaacctggttcactttgatcttgaggagcttctgttgttgctgattgtagaagaatttgggcgatatatgcttcgtattgtcgcctttgatgtagctttgcttcatttgttcaatgcaagcagcattatcctcataaatgcttgttggctcatctgtggtagacttcaaaccacaattgcttcgaacatgtgtaactatggatcgaagccatatacattcacgaactgcttcgtgaagagcaataatctctgcatggttcgaagaagtagcgactaaggtctattttgtagacctccaagatatcgcggtctttcccatggtacTTGATGAGTCCGAAtctatcttctctctgtagggatagaacaagcccgtatcgatcgtaccacttaggtatcgaaagatatctttaacaccagtccaatggcgtcgtgtaggcgcagagctatatctagctagcaagttcacagcgaatgagatatccggtcttgtgcattgtgctaagtacaataatgcgcctattgcacttaggtagggcacttctgcctctagcacttcttcatggtcatcttttggacgaaattgatccttccttggatcaagactacggatgaccattggggtgcttgaaggcttaatcttgtcagtgttgaaacgcctaagcatcttttgggtataagctgattgatgaatcaggataccatctctacggtgctcaagttctaaaccaagacaaaaccatgttttcccaagatctttcatctcaaactcggatttcaagtgttcagcggtttcccttaactctttaagggtgccaattatgttcatgtcatcgacataaaccgctactattgcaaatccggaacttgtcctttttatgaacacacatgggcatagttcattgttgacatatccctttccaatcaagtagtcacttagacggttataccacatccgtccggattgtttcaatccatatagtgagcgtttcaatctaatcgcaaacgcgctccatggtttagagccacttgatttgggtaactgaattccgtctggaatcttcatgtatatctctgtatctagatccccatatagatacgcagtaaccacatccataagctgcatgttcagtttttcagaaactaccaaactgacaaggtagcggaacgttatgacgtccattacgggagaataggtctcctcgtagtcgattccagggcgttgtgagaaaccttgcgccacaaggcgagctttgtaccttacaatctcgtttttctcattacgctttctaactaatacccatttgtgaccaactggtttggtgttgggcggtattggcacaactggtccgaataccattcttttcgctagagaatcaagttctgccttgatcgcatctttccactttggccaatcatctctacgttggcattcatcaacgg
This region includes:
- the LOC133720060 gene encoding calmodulin-7; the encoded protein is MADQLTDDQISEFKEAFSLFDKDGDGCITTKELGTVMRSLGQNPTEAELQDMINEVDADGNGTIDFPEFLNLMARKMKDTDSEEELKEAFRVFDKDQNGFISAAELRHVMTNLGEKLTDEEVDEMIREADVDGDGQINYEEFVKVMMAK